Proteins from a single region of Crassaminicella profunda:
- a CDS encoding ComEC/Rec2 family competence protein: MLSFLLILTGCSKEKAVETLKDESQQETVVPESIEEVTGNLKVHFINVGQADSILIENGENRMLIDAGNNGDANLVVNYLKSQGINELDYVIGTHPHEDHIGGLDAVINTFDIGKVYMPKVTHTSKTFKDVITAIKNKGLKITNPVVGSKIALGDAQGVILAPNSKEYKDYNNYSIVLKLTYGNTSFLFTGDAEDLSEEEMMNNGLDLSADVLKLGHHGSHSSTTLEFLNKVNPTYAVIMTETGNDYGHPHKETMDKLKNKNIPVYRTDENGNIIATSDGKEITFNVNPGDYSYGRESKSEETSTNKSSESNIFTAKAESNEEKTYTDKNGKGLIKGNINSKGEKIYHMPNGAYYKKVEAEMLFNTEKEAKEAGFRKSKK; the protein is encoded by the coding sequence ATGCTATCATTCCTATTGATTTTAACAGGCTGTTCAAAAGAAAAAGCAGTAGAAACTTTAAAGGATGAAAGTCAACAAGAAACTGTAGTACCTGAATCTATAGAAGAGGTTACAGGAAATCTAAAAGTTCATTTTATTAATGTAGGGCAAGCAGATAGTATACTCATTGAAAATGGTGAAAACAGGATGCTTATTGATGCAGGGAATAATGGAGACGCTAATTTGGTTGTGAATTATTTAAAGAGTCAAGGAATCAATGAATTGGATTATGTTATTGGAACCCATCCTCATGAAGATCATATAGGAGGATTAGATGCAGTGATCAATACTTTTGATATAGGAAAAGTTTATATGCCAAAGGTTACCCACACGAGTAAAACATTTAAAGATGTTATTACGGCAATCAAAAATAAGGGATTAAAAATAACCAATCCAGTAGTAGGGAGTAAAATAGCATTAGGCGATGCACAAGGGGTTATTCTTGCACCAAATAGCAAGGAATATAAAGATTATAATAATTATTCTATTGTATTAAAGTTAACCTATGGAAATACCTCCTTTCTATTTACAGGAGATGCAGAAGATCTTTCAGAAGAGGAAATGATGAATAATGGATTAGACTTATCAGCTGATGTATTAAAGCTTGGACATCATGGTAGTCATTCTTCTACAACTTTAGAATTTTTAAACAAAGTAAACCCTACATATGCTGTGATTATGACGGAGACAGGAAATGACTATGGTCATCCTCATAAGGAAACCATGGACAAGTTGAAAAATAAAAATATTCCTGTTTATAGAACGGATGAAAATGGAAATATTATAGCCACAAGTGATGGAAAGGAAATTACATTCAATGTAAATCCAGGAGATTATAGTTACGGAAGAGAGAGTAAAAGTGAAGAAACTAGTACAAATAAATCAAGTGAATCCAATATTTTTACAGCAAAAGCGGAAAGTAATGAAGAAAAAACATATACTGATAAAAATGGAAAAGGTTTAATTAAAGGAAATATTAATAGCAAAGGAGAAAAGATTTATCATATGCCTAATGGAGCTTATTATAAAAAAGTAGAGGCGGAAATGTTATTTAATACGGAAAAGGAAGCGAAGGAAGCTGGATTTAGAAAATCGAAAAAGTAG
- a CDS encoding gamma-glutamyl-gamma-aminobutyrate hydrolase family protein yields the protein MKPLIGVTTYYVKASEGHKNKPRGMVDQDMLMSTMDYSRCIEKAGGVPLTIPVIDDEGYLNELIERLDGFLFTGGPDIHPLSYNQPLKLGIGRVVPERDAFELKLMKKVLQKDKPILGICRGYQLLNVYFGGTLYQDIYTEKAARIKHVGDVLPKHYPAHKVILKEKSKVFDAFGKKEILVNSFHHQAVEKIGEGLIENAWSEDGIVEGLQHKDYLFVVGVQWHPEMMAEIFEEQINIFKEFINVIKDR from the coding sequence ATGAAACCATTAATTGGTGTTACTACGTATTATGTTAAAGCTAGTGAAGGGCATAAAAATAAACCAAGAGGAATGGTTGATCAAGACATGCTCATGTCCACCATGGATTATTCAAGATGCATAGAGAAGGCAGGTGGGGTTCCGTTAACGATTCCTGTAATTGATGATGAAGGATATCTAAATGAACTAATAGAGCGGTTAGATGGTTTTTTATTTACGGGGGGGCCAGATATACATCCACTATCTTACAATCAACCTTTGAAGTTAGGAATTGGAAGGGTAGTGCCTGAAAGAGATGCATTTGAATTAAAATTAATGAAAAAAGTTTTACAGAAAGATAAGCCTATTTTAGGGATTTGTAGAGGTTACCAATTACTGAATGTTTATTTTGGAGGGACACTCTATCAAGATATTTATACAGAAAAAGCAGCAAGGATCAAGCATGTTGGAGACGTATTGCCTAAACATTATCCTGCACATAAAGTAATTTTAAAAGAAAAAAGTAAGGTGTTTGATGCATTTGGTAAAAAAGAAATATTGGTAAATAGTTTTCATCATCAGGCTGTAGAAAAAATTGGAGAAGGACTTATAGAAAATGCGTGGTCAGAAGATGGTATTGTTGAAGGCCTTCAACATAAAGATTATTTATTTGTTGTTGGGGTTCAATGGCATCCTGAAATGATGGCTGAAATATTTGAAGAGCAGATAAATATATTTAAGGAATTTATTAATGTCATAAAAGATAGATGA
- a CDS encoding DUF3006 domain-containing protein: MGMIIDRFEENFAVCEKSDGLMVHIEKEKIPHNAKEGDVLLKVEGKIVIDEDETMKRKKKIEKMVEDLWE; encoded by the coding sequence ATGGGTATGATTATAGATAGATTTGAAGAAAACTTTGCTGTATGTGAAAAGTCCGATGGATTAATGGTCCATATAGAAAAAGAAAAAATTCCACATAATGCAAAAGAAGGAGATGTATTATTAAAAGTAGAAGGTAAAATTGTTATTGATGAAGATGAAACCATGAAAAGAAAAAAGAAAATAGAAAAAATGGTTGAGGATTTATGGGAGTAG